Proteins from a genomic interval of Zingiber officinale cultivar Zhangliang chromosome 2A, Zo_v1.1, whole genome shotgun sequence:
- the LOC122044154 gene encoding uncharacterized protein LOC122044154: MPFELKNAAATYQRMMNKVFRKQIGRNLEVYFEDILIKSLQSVDLCADVEETCQTLRHYEIKLNPPECLFGAKGERFLGYIVTEREIEANPGKVKALQDMPPPRNLKEVQRLTGRITALSRFISKSSDRSLPFFKILRQATRFQWDEVCDRAFEELKQYLSSLPILAKPIVGEPLWIYLSSTEYAIGSTLVSHKAQALVDFVTEVQNPEPETAWTMYMDGSSARQGSGIDILLISPREARMQLSIRLDYQATNNEAEYEALIAGLQAARHVGATKVLLHSDSQLAVQQLNGMFEINSVRLTLYAEAFKKLKGNSQEVVIQKIPRSENQVADELAKLASTVIPIVTSSPIEQVSLVACVDRSGGILLSEDWRSPIIEFLQSVGQPGSREADRTLQKRAARFTLVGEQLYKEAFSHPLLKCVGAEDAEYILQEWGMDIVGPFPMVTGQRKFLLIAVDYFSKWVKVEPLAKITESMIKKFVWQNIICRFGIPRRLISDNGRQFTGQELKEWCDGYDIQQAFTSVAYP, encoded by the exons ATGCCGTTCGAGTTAAAGAACGCCGCCGCCACTTACCAGCggatgatgaataaagtgttcagaaagcagatcgggcggaatcttgAGGTATACTTCGAAGACATCCTCATTAAGTCCCTCCAATCTGTCGACCTATGTGCagatgtagaagaaacttgcCAGACTCTGAGACATTACGAGATCAAACTCAACCCGCCCGAGTGCTTGTTCGGCGCTAAAGGCGAGCGTTTCCTGGGCTACATTGTCACCGAGCGAGAGATCGAGGCAAACCCTGGCAAAGTAAAAGCGCTCCAAGACATGCCCCCGCCTCGCAATTTAAAAGAGGTGCAGAGGCTGACCGGAAGGATCACAGCTTTGTCAAGATTTATCTCCAAATcatccgaccggagcctgccgttCTTCAAAATTCTACGACAAGCAACCAGGTTCCAATGGGACGAAGTGTGTGACCGGGCTTTTGAAGAACTCAAGCAATATCTCAGTTCCTTGCCCATTTTAGCCAAGCCAATCGTGGGAGAGCCTCTCTGGATTTATTTATCATCTACCGAGTATGCGATTGGATCGACATTAGTCAG CCATAAAGCACAAGCACTGGTGGACTTCGTCACGGAAGTGCAAAATCCTGAGCCGGAAACCGCATGGACAATGTACATGGATGGATCATCGGCTCGTCAGGGAAGCGGAATTGACATCTTACTCATATCTCCAAGAGAAGCTCGGATGCAGTTATCCATTCGGCTGGACTACCAAGCCACCAACAacgaagctgagtatgaagcGCTTATAGCCGGtctgcaagctgctcggcatgtcGGTGCCACCAAGGTACTCCTACACTCAGACTCACAATTGGCGGTCCAGCAGCTAAACGGGATGTTCGAGATCAATAGCGTGCGGCTCACGCTATACGCCGAGGCCTTCAAAAAGCTCAAGGGGAATTCCCAAGAGGTTGTTATACAGAAGATTCCTCGGTCTGAGAACCAAGTAGCAGACGAGCTGGCCAAGCTAGCCAGCACAGTGATTCCGATCGTCACCAGTAGCCCAATCGAACAGGTCTCCCTAGTGGCATGTGTTGACCGATCGGGAGGAATACTATTGTCGGAAGATTGGAGGTCGCCCATCATTGAGTTCCTCCAGTCGGTGGGTCAGCCGGGGAGCCGGGAGGCCGATCGAACTCTACAGAAGAGAGCCGCTCGATTCACATTAGTGGGCGAGCAGTTATATAAAGAGGCATTCTCGCATCCTCTGCTCAAGTGCGTGGGTGCTGAAGATGCTGaatacatccttcaagaa tggggaatggacataGTCGGTCCTTTTCCTATGGTGACAGGCCAAAGAAAGTTCCTGCTTATAGCTGTGgattacttctcaaaatgggtgaaAGTCGAGCCGCTAGCGAAGATAACGGAAAGTATGATCAAGAAGTTCGTATGGCAGAATATCATATGTCGATTCGGTATTCCTCGTCGACTCATCTCAGATAATGGGAGGCAGTTCACAGGTCAAGAGCTAAAGGAATGGTGTGATGGTTATGACATTCAGCAAGCTTTTACCTCCGTGGCCTACCCCTAG
- the LOC122042839 gene encoding uncharacterized protein LOC122042839, whose protein sequence is MRKLWRGTPVLSVAGCLETAVARPLLLAPMQSLRLPLSSSVSTLVPIRRPCRNACPAFRFPEDALSLFGPARASDSASLSRGGWSRSFRTVEAKRTREKGGDLESTAEVEQEEKDGVMDRDKRSGATRQTTIKPVDRRVREGASLDAPAALSPSLELLAIPGVGPRNLRKLVDKGFEGVDQLKQLYIDKVVGKSSQKMVEYLKSSIGIIHKNHAESITSFIKEKVEEELKDDTTKSNIRLPPNNRLTFCVEGNISVGKTTFLQRIANETIELRDLVEIVPEPIAKWQDVGPDHFNILDAFYAEPQRYAYTFQNYVFVTRVMQERESASGIKPLRLMERSVFSDRMVFVRAVYEAKWMNEMEISIYDSWFDPVVSSLPGLIPDGFIYLRASPDTCHKRMMLRKREEEGGVSLDYLRDLHEKHESWLFPSQNGKHGVLSVSQLPLHMDKSVHLDIKGRVFLLEGDHMHPTIQKVPALVLDCEPNIDFNRDIEAKQQYARQVAEFFKFVKKKKEATSAERNSDSKSKSHNILLPQEGDLWIPKGSCLPESVLKSMDLKRAMSILS, encoded by the exons ATGCGCAAGCTCTGGCGTGGAACACCCGTACTATCTGTTGCCGGCTGCCTTGAGACCGCAGTCGCCAGACCGCTCCTACTCGCTCCAATGCAATCCCTCCGCCTCCCTCTTTCTAGCTCCGTCTCCACTCTCGTTCCTATCCGTCGTCCCTGCAGGAACGCATGTCCTGCTTTCCGATTTCCAGAAGATGCGCTCAGTCTCTTCGGACCGGCTCGAGCTTCAGATTCGGCTTCCTTGTCCCGCGGCGGATGGTCGAGGAGTTTCAGGACGGTCGAAGCTAAGAGGACCCGGGAGAAAGGTGGGGACTTGGAGAGCACTGCCGAAGTGGAACAGGAGGAGAAGGATGGGGTTATGGACAGGGATAAAAGAAGTGGGGCAACGCGGCAGACAACCATAAAGCCGGTGGACAGGAGGGTACGGGAAGGAGCTTCATTGGATGCTCCCGCTGCCCTGTCACCGAGCTTAGAGTTGTTAGCGATTCCTGGGGTTGGGCCTCGGAATCTAAGGAAGCTGGTCGACAAGGGTTTTGAAGGCGTGGATCAGCTCAAACAACTTTACATAGATAAG GTTGTTGGTAAATCAAGCCAGAAGATGGTTGAATACCTAAAAAGCTCCATAGGTATCATCCACAAAAACCATGCAGAGAGCATAACCTCCTTTATCAAAGAAAAAGTGGAAGAAGAGTTGAAAGATGATACTACCAAGTCTAATATCAGGCTTCCACCTAACAATAGACTTACCTTCTGTGTTGAAGGGAATATCAGTGTGGGGAAGACTACTTTTCTTCAAAGGATAGCTAATGAAACAATTGAACTACGTGATCTAGTGGAAATAGTTCCTGAGCCTATTGCCAAGTGGCAGGATGTTGGTCCTGATCACTTCAATATATTGGATGCCTTCTATGCTGAGCCACAAAGGTACGCATACACCTTTCAGAATTATGTATTTGTAACGAGGGTCATGCAGGAAAGAGAATCAGCTTCTGGAATAAAACCTCTCAGGCTGATGGAAAGAAGTGTCTTCAGTGATAGAATG GTATTTGTAAGAGCTGTTTATGAGGCCAAATGGATGAATGAAATGGAAATTAGCATCTATGATTCATGGTTCGATCCGGTTGTATCGAGCCTTCCGGGGCTAATTCCTGACGGGTTCATTTATCTTAGAGCTAGCCCTGATACTTGCCACAAGCGTATGATGCTGCgtaagagagaagaagaaggaggtgtcAGTTTGGACTACTTGAGGGATCTACATGAGAAACATGAAAGTTGGCTGTTCCCTTCACAAAATGGAAAGCATGGTGTATTATCAGTCAGTCAGTTGCCTCTGCATATGGATAAATCTGTACATTTGGATATTAAAGGTCGTGTGTTTCTTTTAGAAGGTGATCATATGCATCCAACTATCCAAAAG GTTCCAGCTTTAGTTCTGGATTGTGAACCCAACATTGATTTTAACAGGGACATTGAAGCCAAACAGCA GTACGCACGGCAAGTTGCTGAGTTCTTCAAGTTcgtgaagaaaaagaaagaagctacaTCTGCAGAAAGAAACAGTGACTCAAAGAGCAAAAGTCATAACATATTGCTTCCCCAAGAAGGTGATCTGTGGATTCCTAAAGGCTCTTGCCTACCTGAATCTGTCCTAAAATCCATGGACTTGAAGAGAGCAATGTCCATCCTCTCGTAG